A single Phoenix dactylifera cultivar Barhee BC4 chromosome 1, palm_55x_up_171113_PBpolish2nd_filt_p, whole genome shotgun sequence DNA region contains:
- the LOC120111377 gene encoding FCS-Like Zinc finger 14-like encodes MLLKLLNPLIVRSLPSIKLQIDSFSVPAAMPDSSFLKLSLFVSGDPADPPAARSPRSFADGAVGLGIVAALSGGGDVGGRGRSAALRRSEPIPIAPTRAFAAARSPEPDETELSESYTCVISHVRGNSVRKRVYFGDGSEVVTGAVHRGRAVLFEMPPPPEPAMPFAAIGFLSRCYLCKKKLEGIDVYMYRIHGFVGKRPLRLLSSGLISLQDNIVSSCLPGDKAFCSAECRCQQMLFDEHKNCGSEVLKSYECSVSPCSGPLLFATGVAAA; translated from the exons ATGCTTTTGAAGCTCCTTAATCCTCTCATCGTCAGATCTCTTCCCTCTATAAAGCTCCAGATTGATTCCTTCTCAGTTCCAGCCGCCATGCCCGACTCCTCCTTTCTCAAGCTCTCCCTCTTCGTCTCCGGCGACCCCGCCGACCCTCCGGCCGCCCGCTCCCCCCGGAGCTTCGCCGACGGGGCCGTCGGCCTCGGCATCGTCGCCGCCCTCAGCGGCGGTGGCGACGTTGGAGGCCGCGGGAGGTCCGCGGCGCTGAGACGGTCGGAACCGATCCCGATCGCCCCGACGAGGGCCTTTGCGGCTGCCCGATCGCCGGAGCCGGACGAGACGGAGCTCTCCGAGAGCTATACGTGTGTGATCTCGCACGTCAGAGGCAACTCCGTCAGGAAGAGGGTGTACTTCGGCGACGGCTCCGAGGTCGTCACTGGGGCCGTCCACAGGGGTCGTGCGGTGCTCTTCGAGATGCCGCCGCCTCCGGAGCCGGCGATGCCGTTCGCGGCAATCGGTTTCTTGAGCCGCTGCTATTTGTGTAAGAAGAAGCTTGAGGGGATCGATGTCTACATGTACCG AATTCATGGTTTTGTTGGGAAGAGACCTTTAAGGTTGCTATCATCAGGGCTGATTAGTCTGCAAGACAACATAGTTTCTTCTTGCTTGCC AGGAGACAAAGCCTTCTGTAGTGCGGAGTGCAGGTGCCAGCAGATGCTGTTTGATGAGCACAAGAACTGTGGCTCTGAAGTACTGAAGTCGTATGAATGCTCTGTGTCTCCCTGTTCTGGCCCTTTGCTCTTTGCAACTGGTGTGGCCGCAGCTTAA